One window of Medicago truncatula cultivar Jemalong A17 chromosome 2, MtrunA17r5.0-ANR, whole genome shotgun sequence genomic DNA carries:
- the LOC25486536 gene encoding 20 kDa chaperonin, chloroplastic: MASSQLTASSISTRSVASFEGLRPSSVQFHSARHVRIGNPARRSFKALIVKAATVVAPKYTAIKPLGDRVLVKIKEAEEKTQSGILLPSSAQTKPQGGEVVAVGEGKTLGKNQVEISVKPGAQVVYSKYAGTEVDFNGEKHLILKDDDIVGILETDDIKDLKPLNDRVLIKIEKAEEKTSGGLYLTEATKEKPSFGTVVAVGPGLVDEEGNRKPLTVASGNTVLYSKYAGNDFKGKDGFEYITLRSSDVMAVLS, translated from the exons ATGGCTTCTTCTCAGTTGACAGCATCATCAATTTCAACGAGGAGCGTTGCATCCTTTGAAGGACTTCGACCATCAAGTGTTCAGTTTCATTCTGCTCGACATGTTAGGATTGGTAATCCTGCTCGTAGGTCCTTCAAGGCCTTGATTGTCAAAGCCGCCACTGTCGTTGCCCCCAAG TACACTGCAATCAAGCCTTTGGGTGACAGGGTACTTGTAAAAATTAAGGAAGCAGAAGAGAAGACTCAGAGTGGGATTTTGCTTCCATCAAGTGCTCAAACAAAGCCTCAAGGGGGTGAGGTGGTTGCTGTCGGAGAAGGAAAGACACTTGGGAAGAACCAAGTTGAAATTAGTGTGAAG CCGGGTGCACAAGTTGTCTATTCAAAGTATGCTGGTACTGAGGTGGACTTTAATGGTGAAAAGCATCTTATTTTGAAGGATGATGACATTGTTGGTATCCTTGAAACTGATGATATCAAGGATCTTAAACCCTTGAACGATAGAGTTCTGATAAAG ATCGAAAAGGCGGAAGAAAAGACTTCAGGCGGTTTGTATCTTACAGAGGCGACCAAGGAGAAACCTTCATTTGGAACA GTGGTAGCAGTTGGTCCCGGGCTTGTGGATGAGGAAGGCAATAGAAAACCTTTGACTGTTGCTTCTGGGAACACAGTTTTGTACTCCAAATACGCTGGTAATGACTTCAAGGGCAAAGATGGTTTTGAGTACATAACCTTGAGGAGTTCAGATGTCATGGCTGTACTCTCTTAG